One Corallococcus exiguus DNA segment encodes these proteins:
- a CDS encoding amidase has protein sequence MTKKTAASDVNPTGLSRRTLLGAAAAVTGALAARDARAATSTAAAPGAFALEEATVAELRAGLESGKHTARGLTEAYLGRIRALDRTGDLPLCSVIELNPDALTLADALDAERKAKGARGPLHGIPVLIKDNIATADKMQTTAGSLALVGAVPPRDAFIVDRLRAAGAVLLGKTNLSEWANFRSTHSMSGWSGRGGLCRNPYALDRTPSGSSSGSGAATAASFCAVSVGTETDGSIVSPASACALVGLKPTVGLVSRAGIIPISSTQDTAGPMTRTVADAAALLSVLAGEDPRDAATAAGKGRAHPDYTKFLDPQGLKGARIGVPRERFFGYHPATDAVVERALEVMKAQGAVLVDPVVLPNMAKLDEPELEVMLYEFKAGLEAWLAQLGEGAPVRTLADLIAFNEKNREREMPYFGQELLLQAQKKGPLTDTAYKKALAACRRYSRAEGLDAVMNKHKLDALVAPTQAPAGPIDLVLGDHWLGSSSTPAAVSGYPTITVPAGDVYGLPVGVSFIGRAWSEPVLLKLAYAYEQASHARRKPGFVRSVDLRGA, from the coding sequence ATGACGAAGAAGACGGCTGCTTCCGATGTGAACCCGACGGGTCTCTCCCGCCGCACGCTCCTCGGGGCCGCGGCGGCAGTGACGGGGGCGCTGGCCGCCCGTGATGCGCGCGCCGCCACGTCGACCGCCGCCGCGCCCGGGGCCTTCGCGCTCGAGGAGGCGACCGTCGCGGAGCTGCGCGCGGGCCTGGAGTCCGGCAAGCACACCGCGCGGGGGCTGACGGAGGCCTACCTTGGGCGCATCCGTGCGCTCGACCGCACCGGGGACCTGCCGTTGTGTTCGGTCATCGAGCTGAACCCCGACGCGCTCACGCTGGCCGACGCGCTGGACGCCGAGCGCAAGGCGAAGGGCGCGCGCGGGCCGCTGCACGGCATCCCCGTGCTCATCAAGGACAACATCGCCACGGCGGACAAGATGCAGACCACCGCGGGCTCGCTCGCGCTGGTGGGCGCCGTTCCCCCGCGTGACGCCTTCATCGTGGATCGGCTGCGCGCCGCCGGCGCCGTCCTGCTGGGCAAGACGAACCTCAGCGAGTGGGCCAACTTCCGCTCCACGCACTCGATGAGCGGCTGGAGCGGCCGTGGCGGCCTGTGCCGCAATCCCTATGCGCTCGACCGGACCCCTTCCGGTTCAAGCTCCGGTTCGGGCGCGGCCACCGCGGCCAGCTTCTGCGCCGTGTCGGTGGGCACGGAGACGGACGGCTCCATCGTCTCACCCGCGTCCGCGTGTGCGCTGGTGGGTTTGAAGCCCACGGTGGGGCTCGTCAGCCGCGCGGGCATCATCCCCATCTCCTCGACCCAGGACACCGCGGGTCCCATGACGCGCACCGTGGCGGACGCCGCGGCGCTGCTGAGCGTGCTCGCGGGCGAGGACCCACGCGACGCGGCCACCGCCGCGGGCAAGGGCCGCGCCCACCCGGACTACACGAAGTTCCTCGACCCCCAGGGGCTCAAGGGTGCGCGCATCGGTGTGCCGCGCGAGCGGTTCTTTGGCTACCACCCGGCCACGGACGCGGTCGTGGAGCGCGCGCTCGAAGTGATGAAGGCGCAAGGGGCCGTGCTGGTGGATCCGGTGGTGCTGCCCAACATGGCGAAGCTCGACGAGCCTGAGTTGGAAGTGATGCTGTATGAGTTCAAGGCGGGCCTGGAGGCCTGGCTCGCACAGCTGGGGGAGGGCGCCCCCGTGCGGACGCTCGCGGACCTCATCGCCTTCAACGAGAAGAACCGCGAGCGCGAGATGCCCTACTTCGGTCAGGAGCTGCTGCTCCAGGCGCAGAAGAAGGGCCCGCTCACGGACACCGCCTACAAGAAGGCGCTCGCGGCGTGCCGCCGGTACTCGCGCGCCGAGGGCCTGGACGCGGTGATGAACAAGCACAAGTTGGATGCGCTCGTGGCTCCGACGCAGGCCCCGGCGGGGCCCATCGACCTGGTGCTGGGCGACCACTGGCTGGGCAGCAGCTCCACGCCCGCCGCCGTGTCTGGCTATCCGACAATCACGGTGCCCGCGGGCGATGTGTACGGGCTGCCGGTGGGGGTGTCCTTCATCGGCCGGGCCTGGAGTGAGCCCGTGTTGCTCAAGCTCGCCTACGCCTACGAGCAGGCCTCGCACGCGCGGCGCAAGCCTGGATTCGTCCGGAGCGTGGACCTGCGCGGCGCGTAG